One region of Macadamia integrifolia cultivar HAES 741 chromosome 11, SCU_Mint_v3, whole genome shotgun sequence genomic DNA includes:
- the LOC122093721 gene encoding uncharacterized protein LOC122093721 isoform X1, with protein sequence MVYKRPFCDEEPYELSFKHPRQLDYSNQLASFVEAVPCCDIPQKPQGSGEGEFSKAQGDERIVHSTITELSTWVYKDCGTTSPPCVSSLSSWVTSSTSEEDPSSDTAAGVSFSADFSEPNYAARVVVQSDEIYSSLLNFPPRKPVPVGPDHQADVPAWGIQGVKKSSSHLDASDPISLKHSSSSDALIDDDNREKLMGTCIVPLHDSELSSYSGNKVGCGRIDCTCPDSGSIRCVRQNIEEVRERLRGTLGQESFVELGFCDMGEEVAQRWSGEEERVFHQVVFSNPASSGKNFWEHLSVVFPSRTRKDLVSYYFNVFMLQKRAKQNRTTPLNIDSDNDEWQESDGEEFGIIEDYEDSVVESLVDQEDPGYNPEDHGEDFNEDEEVGEIYDNDDYCDVEGDRGAAGEEDEGGVENVSEAWIEKSPAGCSFNPAVKLGVTHPHDGGEDHDFQDDSCTSYEGQHNGADFCGPVSAGIIMQESRAESGSNKGLQGTYYGLIRGGIEHGYGLEPCDAKVWDVRYLTSPKKDIDFLPTCNMIEEVFGEEAYKGTDCKSIG encoded by the exons ATGGTATACAAACGACCATTTTGTGATGAAGAGCCCTATGAACTTTCTTTCAAGCATCCAAGACAATTGGACTATAGTAACCAACTGGCCTCGTTTGTTGAAGCTGTTCCCTGTTGTGACATCCCTCAGAAGCCTCAAGGTTCGG gtgaaggtgaattCTCTAAAGCTCAAGGTGATGAGAGGATTGTACACAGCACTATTACTGAACTGTCTACTTGGGTCTATAAAGATTGTGGGACAACTTCTCCTCCCTGCGTCTCTAGCTTGTCGTCATGGGTCACCAGCAGTACAAGTGAAGAAGATCCCAGTTCAGACACTGCGGCTGGGGTATCTTTCTCCGCAGATTTCTCTGAACCGAACTATGCTGCAAGGGTGGTAGTTCAGTCTGATGAGATTTATTCATCGCTTTTGAATTTTCCTCCTCGAAAACCAGTTCCTGTTGGACCTGATCATCAAGCTGATGTTCCTGCTTGGGGCATCCAGGGTGTCAAGAAATCTTCTAGTCATTTAGATGCATCTGATCCAATTTCCCTGAAACATTCTTCAAGTTCAGACGCATTGATTGATGATGATAATCGGGAGAAGCTGATGGGGACTTGTATTGTTCCATTGCATGATTCAGAGCTATCTTCTTACAGTGGTAACAAAGTCGGATGTGGCAGAATTGACTGCACCTGCCCAGATAGTGGTTCCATCAGGTGTGTGAGACAAAATATCGAGGAAGTAAGGGAGAGGCTTAGAGGAACTCTTGGCCAGGAGAGTTTTGTGGAGTTAGGATTCTGTGACATGGGAGAAGAGGTAGCCCAGAGATGGAGTGGAGAGGAGGAACGGGTTTTCCACCAGGTTGTTTTCTCCAATCCTGCGTCGTCGGGAAAGAACTTCTGGGAACATCTCTCAGTAGTTTTTCCTTCTCGTACAAGAAAGGACCTTGTCAGCTACTATTTTAATGTCTTTATGCTACAAAAGCGAGCCAAGCAGAACAGAACCACCCCACTGAACATTGACAGTGACAATGATGAATGGCAGGAAAGTGATGGTGAGGAGTTTGGAATAATAGAGGATTATGAGGACTCGGTGGTGGAGTCCCTAGTTGATCAAGAGGATCCTGGTTATAACCCAGAGGACCACGGAGAGGATTTCAACGAGGATGAGGAGGTTGGAGAAATTTATGATAATGATGATTATTGTGATGTCGAAGGTGATAGGGGTGCTGCTGGTGAAGAGGATGAGGGAGGTGTGGAGAATGTTTCAGAAGCATGGATTGAGAAATCACCTGCTGGTTGCAGCTTCAATCCTGCGGTTAAGCTTGGTGTTACACACCCACATGATggtggagaagatcatgatttCCAAGATGACTCTTGTACATCCTACGAGGGTCAACACAATGGGGCTGATTTTTGTGGTCCAGTTAGTGCAGGGATCATAATGCAAGAGAGTCGAGCTGAGAGTGGTAGTAACAAGGGCTTGCAAGGCACCTATTATGGTTTAATTAGGGGGGGAATCGAACATGGGTATGGCTTGGAGCCATGTGATGCTAAAGTTTGGGATGTTCGATATCTCACTAGTCCGAAGAAAGATATTGATTTCTTGCCGACATGCAATATGATTGAAGAGGTGTTTGGGGAGGAGGCTTACAAGGGCACAGATTGCAAGAGCATCGGTTAG
- the LOC122093377 gene encoding nudC domain-containing protein 2-like → MAEKLAPEKRHSFIHGGQKVFEWDQTLEEVNIYVTLPPNVPTKLFYCKIQSQRVEVGIKGNPPYLNHDLTSPVKTDSSFWTLEDGIMHLTLQKRDKGQTWPSPILGQGQLDPYAADLEQKRLMLQRFQEENPGFDFSQAQFSGNCPDPRTFMGGIHSD, encoded by the exons ATGGCAGAGAAGTTGGCACCAGAGAAGCGTCACAGCTTCATCCATGGAg GTCAGAAGGTCTTTGAATGGGATCAAACGCTTGAGGAGGTCAACATTTATGTTACTCTACCGCCCAATGTCCCTACAAAGCTATTCTACTGTAAGATACAGTCCCAGCGCGTTGAAGTTGGTATCAAAGGAAACCCACCTTATCTTAAC CATGACCTTACCAGCCCGGTGAAGACTGATTCGTCATTCTGGACTCTGg AGGATGGTATAATGCACTTAACTCTGCAGAAGAGAGATAAAGGGCAGACATGGCCTTCTCCTATATTGGGTCAGGGACAGCTTGATCCTTACGCAGCTGATCTTGAACAGAAGCGCCTTATGCTCCAGAGATTCCAAGAAGAG AACCCTGGTTTCGACTTCTCTCAGGCGCAGTTTTCTGGAAATTGCCCTGATCCACGGACATTCATGGGTGGAATCCACTCCGATTGA
- the LOC122093721 gene encoding uncharacterized protein LOC122093721 isoform X2 — MVYKRPFCDEEPYELSFKHPRQLDYSNQLASFVEAVPCCDIPQKPQGEGEFSKAQGDERIVHSTITELSTWVYKDCGTTSPPCVSSLSSWVTSSTSEEDPSSDTAAGVSFSADFSEPNYAARVVVQSDEIYSSLLNFPPRKPVPVGPDHQADVPAWGIQGVKKSSSHLDASDPISLKHSSSSDALIDDDNREKLMGTCIVPLHDSELSSYSGNKVGCGRIDCTCPDSGSIRCVRQNIEEVRERLRGTLGQESFVELGFCDMGEEVAQRWSGEEERVFHQVVFSNPASSGKNFWEHLSVVFPSRTRKDLVSYYFNVFMLQKRAKQNRTTPLNIDSDNDEWQESDGEEFGIIEDYEDSVVESLVDQEDPGYNPEDHGEDFNEDEEVGEIYDNDDYCDVEGDRGAAGEEDEGGVENVSEAWIEKSPAGCSFNPAVKLGVTHPHDGGEDHDFQDDSCTSYEGQHNGADFCGPVSAGIIMQESRAESGSNKGLQGTYYGLIRGGIEHGYGLEPCDAKVWDVRYLTSPKKDIDFLPTCNMIEEVFGEEAYKGTDCKSIG; from the exons ATGGTATACAAACGACCATTTTGTGATGAAGAGCCCTATGAACTTTCTTTCAAGCATCCAAGACAATTGGACTATAGTAACCAACTGGCCTCGTTTGTTGAAGCTGTTCCCTGTTGTGACATCCCTCAGAAGCCTCAAG gtgaaggtgaattCTCTAAAGCTCAAGGTGATGAGAGGATTGTACACAGCACTATTACTGAACTGTCTACTTGGGTCTATAAAGATTGTGGGACAACTTCTCCTCCCTGCGTCTCTAGCTTGTCGTCATGGGTCACCAGCAGTACAAGTGAAGAAGATCCCAGTTCAGACACTGCGGCTGGGGTATCTTTCTCCGCAGATTTCTCTGAACCGAACTATGCTGCAAGGGTGGTAGTTCAGTCTGATGAGATTTATTCATCGCTTTTGAATTTTCCTCCTCGAAAACCAGTTCCTGTTGGACCTGATCATCAAGCTGATGTTCCTGCTTGGGGCATCCAGGGTGTCAAGAAATCTTCTAGTCATTTAGATGCATCTGATCCAATTTCCCTGAAACATTCTTCAAGTTCAGACGCATTGATTGATGATGATAATCGGGAGAAGCTGATGGGGACTTGTATTGTTCCATTGCATGATTCAGAGCTATCTTCTTACAGTGGTAACAAAGTCGGATGTGGCAGAATTGACTGCACCTGCCCAGATAGTGGTTCCATCAGGTGTGTGAGACAAAATATCGAGGAAGTAAGGGAGAGGCTTAGAGGAACTCTTGGCCAGGAGAGTTTTGTGGAGTTAGGATTCTGTGACATGGGAGAAGAGGTAGCCCAGAGATGGAGTGGAGAGGAGGAACGGGTTTTCCACCAGGTTGTTTTCTCCAATCCTGCGTCGTCGGGAAAGAACTTCTGGGAACATCTCTCAGTAGTTTTTCCTTCTCGTACAAGAAAGGACCTTGTCAGCTACTATTTTAATGTCTTTATGCTACAAAAGCGAGCCAAGCAGAACAGAACCACCCCACTGAACATTGACAGTGACAATGATGAATGGCAGGAAAGTGATGGTGAGGAGTTTGGAATAATAGAGGATTATGAGGACTCGGTGGTGGAGTCCCTAGTTGATCAAGAGGATCCTGGTTATAACCCAGAGGACCACGGAGAGGATTTCAACGAGGATGAGGAGGTTGGAGAAATTTATGATAATGATGATTATTGTGATGTCGAAGGTGATAGGGGTGCTGCTGGTGAAGAGGATGAGGGAGGTGTGGAGAATGTTTCAGAAGCATGGATTGAGAAATCACCTGCTGGTTGCAGCTTCAATCCTGCGGTTAAGCTTGGTGTTACACACCCACATGATggtggagaagatcatgatttCCAAGATGACTCTTGTACATCCTACGAGGGTCAACACAATGGGGCTGATTTTTGTGGTCCAGTTAGTGCAGGGATCATAATGCAAGAGAGTCGAGCTGAGAGTGGTAGTAACAAGGGCTTGCAAGGCACCTATTATGGTTTAATTAGGGGGGGAATCGAACATGGGTATGGCTTGGAGCCATGTGATGCTAAAGTTTGGGATGTTCGATATCTCACTAGTCCGAAGAAAGATATTGATTTCTTGCCGACATGCAATATGATTGAAGAGGTGTTTGGGGAGGAGGCTTACAAGGGCACAGATTGCAAGAGCATCGGTTAG